One window of Papaver somniferum cultivar HN1 chromosome 9, ASM357369v1, whole genome shotgun sequence genomic DNA carries:
- the LOC113312489 gene encoding putative disease resistance protein RGA3, which translates to MAQKIRNINKSLDEISGEMAKFHFQMSTSDGNTCNYNNMQENRLINSSVVDISSVLGRDNDKSNIIKMLTTPSTRSSSSLLNPSQQEKCPVISIVGMGGLGKSTLAQLVYKDESIMRNFETRAWVCVSDDFGIKRILTHIIESVTNSKCDNFSNVTVLIGILQKELRNKKYLLVLDDVWRFLHPPHGGNQMSPEDVGNDYFHCLLANSFLQDVRKNKLGGIKACKMHDLVHDLAQSVNGVHDIKTVNSSKRGSIYESRRLQLLLDEQNSETLSKILEKTKRLRSIFSLGNDNLGEHLLYGKNLRVVCLLRRHTSLAIQSMVIKLKHLRYLDLSDCIFEEGHDISIHQLYNLQTLVLHGCENVRKILVGIGSLKMFKHLNLSCSDIVELPDGVVQLTNLQTLDLYRCRSLVELPLNIGSLKYLRELKLGDCSKLEAFPREVGALTRLRCLDLSHTKIKVLP; encoded by the exons ATGGCTCAGAAAATCAGAAATATTAACAAAAGCCTGGATGAAATTTCGGGTGAAATGGCAAAATTTCACTTTCAAATGTCTACTTCGGATGGTAACACTTGTAATTATAATAACATGCAAGAAAACAGGCTGATTAATTCATCCGTTGTAGATATATCAAGTGTCCTAGGAAGAGATAATGATAAATCAAACATAATAAAGATGTTAACTACACCGAGCACACGATCCTCCTCATCCCTCTTAAATCCTAGCCAGCAAGAAAAATGTCCTGTCATATCCATAGTGGGTATGGGTGGACTAGGAAAAAGTACACTTGCTCAGTTGGTCTATAAAGATGAATCCATTATGAGAAACTTCGAGACCAGAGCTTGGGTCTGTGTATCTGATGATTTTGGTATCAAAAGAATCTTAACACACATAATTGAGTCAGTAACAAATAGCAAGTGTGATAATTTTTCAAATGTCACTGTCTTGATTGGAATACTTCAAAAAGAGTTGAGAAACAAGAAATATTTATTAGTACTGGATGATGTTTGGA GGTTTCTTCATCCACCTCATGGTGGGAATCAAATGTCACCGGAAGATGTTGGCAATGATTATTTCCATTGTTTATTGGCCAATTCATTTTTGCAAGATGTCAGAAAGAATAAGTTAGGGGGTATAAAAGCATGCAAGATGCATGACTTAGTACATGATCTTGCCCAGAGTGTCAATGGTGTTCATGATATCAAGACTGTCAATTCCAGCAAAAGGGGATCTATATATGAAAGTCGTCGTTTGCAGTTACTTTTAGACGAACAAAATTCAGAAACGCTTTCAAAAATCTTAGAGAAAACAAAAAGATTGAGGTCCATTTTTTCCCTTGGTAATGATAATTTGGGTGAACATTTACTTTATGGCAAGAATCTGCGAGTAGTTTGTTTGCTTCGTCGGCATACTTCTCTTGCCATCCAATCTATGGTAATCAAGCTTAAGCATTTGAGGTACCTTGACCTCTCTGATTGTATTTTTGAAGAAGGGCATGATATATCCATCCATCAACTTTACAACTTGCAGACACTGGTGCTTCATGGATGTGAAAATGTTAGGAAGATCCTCGTAGGCATTGGGTCTCTGAAGATGTTTAAGCACCTTAATCTCTCGTGTTCGGATATTGTAGAGCTACCTGATGGTGTCGTTCAGCTTACTAATTTGCAGACATTAGATTTATATCGTTGCAGAAGTTTAGTAGAATTACCTCTGAATATTGGGTCTTTGAAATATCTAAGAGAGTTGAAACTTGGAGATTGTAGCAAGTTAGAAGCATTTCCTAGAGAAGTTGGAGCACTGACACGGCTAAGATGCCTGGATTTGTCGCATACAAAGATCAAAGTATTGCCCTGA